From Desulfonatronum thiodismutans, a single genomic window includes:
- a CDS encoding site-specific integrase, translated as NQIDRHKHDDRKKPTIFEKLSWKDARGFRRRQFRKTYNACSRLLQRVNRKLFPKRKRIVLYSTRHQAIANQKAAHNDPAATAVFAGHGVVDTATEHYGKRRVGRVNPNLPTATMDSLMGVRRKHFKKDPIQE; from the coding sequence AACCAGATCGATCGACATAAGCATGATGACCGCAAAAAACCGACGATTTTTGAAAAGCTTTCTTGGAAAGATGCGCGCGGCTTTCGCCGAAGGCAGTTTCGTAAAACATACAATGCCTGCTCCAGACTTTTGCAGCGAGTCAACAGAAAACTTTTTCCCAAAAGGAAACGGATAGTTTTGTATTCAACAAGACACCAGGCAATAGCCAATCAAAAAGCTGCTCATAACGACCCGGCGGCCACGGCTGTATTCGCGGGCCACGGCGTCGTCGACACCGCGACGGAGCACTACGGCAAACGTCGAGTTGGCCGGGTCAATCCGAATCTCCCAACGGCCACAATGGATTCTCTAATGGGGGTGCGGAGGAAACACTTCAAAAAAGATCCTATACAGGAATAA
- a CDS encoding Wadjet anti-phage system protein JetD domain-containing protein, translated as MDIKLDKAEDKVRQGLRKLARGREKLSPASIQQRLLNVSGLDSIALQKGMAALRRRGEVNAGSWDEYHGIPRTMLSLNLLPLPVPEHQTWWEEALERSTLPEDVRKLLRKDNIIKNVEGLSKEDMGLILAGLLELKNSDKGKFSEFVGSARLLLSSSKLLGSFGKAVRDALCGPGDCFRPAPRYVVVAGPPAPSAVLLIENPQCFEAAVEAGAAETVGLVSVYGYGLASTAVHQEVEAFWRESFGKDFSALIPLVRAGQPPSLNQLLAAKSVLWWGDLDLAGLDIFLRLKKRFARLRLSALYGPMVDILKNGAGHPYVACVGKEKQPSRYTLKRLNHSDLHPLLEVCARRAVDQEAVPKETIAALCSAPLAPS; from the coding sequence ATGGATATCAAATTGGACAAGGCAGAAGATAAAGTTAGGCAGGGACTTCGCAAGTTGGCTCGCGGCCGGGAAAAGTTAAGTCCTGCGAGCATCCAGCAACGGCTGCTGAATGTATCAGGTTTGGACAGTATTGCCCTGCAAAAGGGCATGGCCGCGTTGAGGCGGCGTGGCGAAGTTAATGCGGGATCGTGGGACGAATATCATGGCATCCCCCGCACCATGTTGTCGCTGAACCTGTTGCCGTTGCCTGTCCCAGAACACCAAACATGGTGGGAAGAGGCTCTCGAGCGCTCCACCCTTCCAGAGGACGTCCGCAAGCTTCTTCGCAAGGACAACATCATCAAAAACGTCGAAGGGCTGTCAAAGGAGGATATGGGGCTGATCCTGGCAGGGTTGCTTGAGCTTAAAAACTCGGACAAGGGCAAATTTTCAGAATTTGTCGGCAGCGCCCGCTTGCTGTTGTCCAGCTCAAAATTGCTGGGCAGTTTCGGCAAGGCCGTCCGTGACGCTCTGTGCGGGCCTGGGGACTGCTTCAGACCCGCGCCAAGGTATGTCGTTGTAGCCGGGCCCCCGGCGCCTTCCGCTGTTTTGCTTATTGAAAATCCACAATGCTTCGAAGCCGCTGTCGAAGCCGGCGCGGCGGAAACAGTCGGCCTGGTTTCCGTTTACGGCTATGGTCTGGCTTCGACAGCCGTACACCAAGAGGTTGAGGCCTTCTGGAGAGAGTCCTTCGGAAAAGATTTTTCTGCTCTGATCCCTCTTGTTCGCGCTGGACAGCCTCCGTCGCTGAATCAGTTGCTTGCCGCCAAATCCGTGCTCTGGTGGGGAGATCTGGACCTGGCCGGCCTGGATATTTTTCTGCGCCTGAAAAAAAGGTTTGCGCGGCTGCGCCTTTCGGCCCTATACGGCCCCATGGTCGACATCCTCAAAAATGGCGCCGGCCATCCATATGTCGCCTGCGTCGGCAAGGAAAAACAACCGTCGCGCTATACGCTGAAACGGTTGAATCATTCGGATTTGCACCCCCTCCTTGAAGTTTGCGCCCGAAGGGCCGTTGACCAGGAGGCTGTTCCGAAAGAGACAATTGCCGCGCTGTGCTCCGCCCCTCTTGCCCCATCATGA